A genomic segment from Gemmatimonadota bacterium encodes:
- a CDS encoding gamma-aminobutyrate dehydratase → MGLRTAEQYLEGLRDGRTIYFRGERVPDLVEHPELRVGAEHTALDYHLAEDEAHRDLFTAMCPETGERVSRYFLPPANTEDLLKRREMIETSTREGSGVVLLIKEIGTDALFSLRLVARQIDEKYGTGYLDRVKNYHAECRDRDLSMAVAQTDAKGDRSRLPSQQTHPDYYVRIVERRPDGIVVRGAKAHTTGTAFVDEVVVLPTRAISEEDRDYAVAFAVPVNTPGVRLIASPFGFSGESTYHHPVSSKHHLVETLTVFDDVFVPNERVFLAGEWDFAGVLANAFVEFHRFTAVSYKPPLLDLFIGAASLIAVYNGVEKASHIRDKATRLITYTETVRALTRAAAMDCKVVDGIAVPDTLTTNIAKYHFANNYHEAVRDVQDIAGALLVTGPSEADWHNEETKGDLERYLGGRRGVPTMDRMKAINLIRDLTASDFGGYHELLAIHAEGSLEAQKITIFRGYDLLRCMDVAKKAAGIE, encoded by the coding sequence ATGGGTTTGAGAACGGCTGAACAATACCTGGAAGGATTGCGGGACGGAAGGACGATCTACTTTCGCGGCGAGCGGGTGCCGGACCTCGTGGAACATCCGGAACTGCGCGTGGGCGCCGAGCACACGGCGCTGGACTATCACCTCGCCGAGGACGAAGCGCACCGGGACCTGTTCACCGCAATGTGTCCCGAGACGGGTGAGCGCGTCAGCCGCTACTTCCTCCCGCCGGCCAACACGGAGGACCTGCTGAAGCGCCGGGAGATGATCGAGACGAGCACCCGCGAGGGCAGCGGCGTGGTCCTGCTCATCAAGGAAATCGGCACGGACGCCCTGTTCTCGCTCCGGCTCGTCGCGCGTCAGATCGACGAGAAGTACGGCACCGGGTACCTGGACCGCGTGAAGAACTACCACGCCGAATGCCGCGACCGCGACCTGAGCATGGCCGTGGCGCAGACGGACGCCAAGGGCGACCGCAGCCGCCTGCCTTCCCAGCAGACCCATCCCGATTACTACGTGCGCATCGTGGAGCGCCGTCCCGACGGCATCGTCGTCAGGGGCGCCAAGGCCCATACCACGGGAACCGCCTTTGTGGACGAAGTGGTGGTGCTGCCCACCCGGGCCATCTCGGAAGAAGACCGGGACTACGCCGTGGCCTTCGCCGTGCCCGTCAACACGCCGGGCGTGCGGCTCATCGCCAGCCCCTTCGGGTTCTCGGGCGAGAGCACCTATCACCACCCCGTCAGTTCGAAGCACCACCTGGTGGAAACGCTGACCGTGTTCGACGACGTGTTCGTCCCGAACGAGCGCGTCTTCCTGGCCGGCGAGTGGGACTTCGCCGGGGTGCTGGCGAATGCCTTCGTGGAGTTCCACCGGTTCACGGCCGTGTCCTACAAGCCGCCGCTCCTCGACCTCTTCATCGGCGCGGCCTCGCTGATCGCCGTGTACAACGGGGTGGAGAAGGCCAGCCACATCCGCGACAAGGCCACGCGGCTCATCACCTACACGGAGACGGTCCGCGCCCTGACCCGCGCGGCCGCCATGGACTGCAAGGTGGTGGACGGTATCGCGGTTCCGGACACGCTCACGACCAACATCGCCAAGTATCATTTCGCCAACAACTACCACGAAGCCGTGCGGGACGTACAGGACATCGCCGGGGCCCTGCTGGTCACGGGCCCTTCGGAAGCGGACTGGCACAACGAAGAGACGAAGGGCGACCTGGAGCGTTATCTGGGCGGCCGTAGGGGCGTGCCGACCATGGACCGGATGAAGGCCATCAATCTCATCCGCGACCTCACGGCTTCGGATTTCGGCGGCTATCACGAGCTGCTGGCCATCCATGCCGAGGGTTCGCTCGAGGCGCAGAAGATCACGATCTTCCGGGGTTACGACCTGCTGCGGTGCATGGATGTGGCGAAGAAGGCGGCTGGGATTGAGTAA